One region of Caldimonas thermodepolymerans genomic DNA includes:
- the glyS gene encoding glycine--tRNA ligase subunit beta has protein sequence MSNKNLLVELFVEELPPKALKKLGDAFASVLADRLKAQGLADAAAVPVAYASPRRLAAWVPGVAARAADKPVQQKLMPVSVGLDAQGQPTPALLKKLAALGVDASVVPQLRRAVDGKAEALFHDSVAPGVTLAEGLQKALEDAIAGLPIPKVMTYQLADGWTSVNFVRPAHGLVALHGDEVVPVSVLGLQAGRNTQGHRFEALHNPIVLRDADSYAEQMRSEGAVIASFDERRAEIARQLQAAAERVGGGVRPIEDEALLDEVTALVERPNVLVGQFEPEFLEVPQECLILTMKANQKYFPLLDADGRLTHRFLVVSNISPDDPSAVIGGNERVVRPRLADAKFFFDQDRKKTLASRVPGLAKVVYHNKLGSQGERIERVRTIARAIAETLGGPVLAQRADQVAMLAKADLLTDMVGEFPELQGIMGRYYALNDGLDTTVADAIEDHYKPRFAGDELPRHELGVVVALADKLETLVGLFGIGQVPTGDKDPFALRRHALGVIRMLIERDLPLEPQALIDVAFAAFPAGHGQAQAEVAQFMRERLVNYLRDAGYGAREVEAVVEVGPARWGDIPKRLQAVRAFASLPEAESLAAANKRVGNILKKAEGAVEPRIDAALLREPAEQALAQALQEVKPQADAAFERGDYAVSLQALAALKAPVDAFFDTVMVNAEDPALRANRLGLLATLHAAMNRVADLSRLAG, from the coding sequence ATGAGCAACAAGAACCTTCTCGTTGAACTTTTCGTCGAGGAACTGCCGCCCAAGGCGCTGAAGAAGCTGGGCGACGCCTTTGCCAGCGTGCTGGCCGACCGCCTCAAGGCCCAGGGCCTGGCCGACGCCGCCGCGGTGCCGGTCGCCTATGCCTCGCCGCGTCGCCTTGCGGCCTGGGTGCCCGGCGTGGCCGCGCGCGCGGCCGACAAGCCGGTGCAGCAGAAGCTGATGCCGGTCAGCGTCGGCCTGGACGCGCAGGGCCAGCCCACCCCGGCGCTGCTCAAGAAGCTCGCCGCGCTGGGCGTGGACGCCTCGGTGGTGCCGCAGCTGCGGCGCGCGGTCGACGGCAAGGCCGAAGCGCTGTTCCACGACAGCGTGGCGCCCGGCGTGACGCTGGCCGAAGGGCTGCAGAAGGCGCTGGAAGACGCGATCGCCGGCCTGCCGATCCCCAAGGTCATGACCTACCAGCTGGCCGACGGCTGGACCAGCGTCAACTTCGTGCGTCCCGCGCACGGGCTGGTCGCTCTGCACGGCGACGAGGTCGTGCCGGTCAGCGTGCTGGGCCTGCAGGCCGGGCGCAACACCCAGGGGCACCGCTTCGAGGCGCTGCACAACCCCATCGTGCTGCGCGACGCCGACAGCTACGCCGAGCAGATGCGCAGCGAAGGCGCGGTGATCGCCAGCTTCGACGAGCGCCGTGCCGAGATCGCGCGCCAGCTGCAGGCCGCGGCCGAGCGCGTCGGCGGCGGCGTGCGCCCGATCGAGGACGAGGCGCTGCTGGACGAGGTGACGGCGCTGGTCGAGCGGCCCAACGTGCTGGTCGGCCAGTTCGAGCCCGAGTTCCTCGAGGTGCCGCAGGAATGCCTCATCCTGACGATGAAGGCCAACCAGAAGTACTTCCCGCTGCTCGACGCCGACGGCCGGCTGACGCACCGCTTCCTGGTGGTCAGCAACATCAGCCCGGACGACCCGAGCGCGGTGATCGGCGGCAACGAGCGCGTGGTGCGTCCGCGCCTGGCCGACGCGAAGTTCTTCTTCGACCAGGACCGCAAGAAGACGCTGGCCTCGCGCGTGCCGGGACTGGCCAAGGTGGTCTACCACAACAAGCTCGGCAGCCAGGGCGAGCGCATCGAGCGCGTGCGCACGATCGCGCGCGCGATCGCCGAGACGCTGGGCGGGCCGGTGCTGGCGCAGCGCGCCGACCAGGTGGCGATGCTGGCCAAGGCCGACCTGCTGACCGACATGGTCGGCGAGTTCCCCGAGCTGCAGGGCATCATGGGCCGCTACTACGCGCTCAACGACGGCCTGGACACCACGGTGGCCGATGCCATCGAGGACCACTACAAGCCGCGCTTCGCCGGCGACGAGCTGCCGCGCCACGAGCTTGGCGTGGTGGTCGCGCTGGCCGACAAGCTCGAGACCCTGGTCGGCCTGTTCGGCATCGGGCAGGTGCCCACCGGCGACAAGGACCCGTTCGCGCTGCGCCGCCATGCGCTCGGCGTGATCCGCATGCTGATCGAGCGCGACCTGCCGCTGGAGCCGCAGGCGCTGATCGACGTCGCCTTCGCGGCGTTCCCGGCCGGCCACGGCCAGGCGCAGGCCGAGGTGGCGCAGTTCATGCGCGAGCGCCTGGTCAACTACCTGCGCGACGCCGGCTACGGGGCGCGCGAGGTGGAGGCGGTGGTCGAGGTCGGCCCGGCGCGCTGGGGCGACATCCCGAAGCGCCTGCAGGCCGTGCGGGCCTTTGCCTCGCTGCCCGAGGCCGAGAGCCTGGCCGCGGCCAACAAGCGCGTGGGCAACATCCTGAAGAAGGCCGAGGGCGCGGTCGAGCCGCGCATCGACGCGGCGCTGCTGCGCGAGCCGGCCGAGCAGGCGCTGGCCCAGGCCTTGCAAGAGGTCAAGCCGCAGGCCGACGCGGCCTTCGAGCGCGGCGACTACGCGGTGTCGCTGCAGGCGCTGGCGGCGCTCAAGGCGCCGGTCGATGCCTTCTTCGACACCGTGATGGTCAACGCCGAGGACCCGGCGCTGCGGGCCAACCGGCTGGGGCTGCTGGCGACGCTGCACGCGGCGATGAACCGCGTGGCCGACCTGTCGCGGCTGGCCGGCTGA
- the gmhB gene encoding D-glycero-beta-D-manno-heptose 1,7-bisphosphate 7-phosphatase has protein sequence MDRAMKLVVLGRDGVLNRYRDEHVATPQEWEPVPGALEAVARLNHAGWHVVVATNQPGLGSGLLDMAGLNAVHRHMNELLARHGARIDAVFICPHTAADGCDCRKPAPGLLYRIAERFGVNLSQVAVAGDTLRDLQAAHAAGCEPHLLRTGRSAQLDDEAAERLAAQVPGSRVHADLDALASFLVQRDRPDADVGAMR, from the coding sequence ATGGATCGTGCGATGAAACTGGTGGTGCTGGGACGCGACGGCGTGCTCAACCGCTACCGCGACGAGCACGTGGCCACGCCGCAGGAATGGGAGCCGGTGCCCGGCGCGCTGGAGGCCGTGGCCCGCCTCAACCATGCCGGCTGGCACGTGGTGGTCGCGACCAACCAGCCCGGCCTGGGCTCGGGGCTGCTGGACATGGCCGGCCTCAACGCGGTGCACCGGCACATGAACGAACTGCTGGCGCGGCACGGCGCACGCATCGACGCGGTGTTCATCTGCCCGCACACCGCGGCCGACGGCTGCGACTGCCGCAAGCCGGCGCCCGGCCTGCTGTACAGGATCGCCGAGCGCTTCGGCGTGAACCTGTCGCAGGTGGCGGTGGCCGGCGACACGCTGCGCGACCTGCAGGCGGCCCACGCCGCGGGCTGCGAGCCGCACCTGCTGCGCACCGGCCGCAGCGCCCAGCTGGACGACGAGGCGGCCGAGCGCCTGGCCGCCCAGGTGCCGGGCAGCCGCGTGCACGCCGACCTGGACGCCTTGGCGTCCTTCCTGGTGCAGCGCGACCGCCCGGACGCGGACGTCGGGGCGATGCGATGA
- the gmhB gene encoding D-glycero-beta-D-manno-heptose 1,7-bisphosphate 7-phosphatase: protein MKLLILDRDGTLNEDRDDFVKSPDEWQPLPGALEAVARLNRAGWTVVVATNQSGLARGLFDVATLEAMHAKMAALLAAHGGRVEKVYYCPHGPDDGCDCRKPRPGLFRRIAEDFGVDLSGVPTVGDSLRDLQAGAALGCATHLVRTGKAARLDAAGLAELCQRVPGTQVHADLPAFADALLRGDAAGASLA, encoded by the coding sequence ATGAAACTGCTGATCCTCGACCGCGACGGCACGCTCAACGAAGACCGTGACGATTTCGTGAAGTCCCCCGACGAGTGGCAGCCGCTGCCGGGGGCGCTGGAGGCCGTGGCGCGACTGAACCGCGCCGGCTGGACCGTGGTCGTCGCGACCAACCAGTCCGGGCTGGCGCGCGGCCTGTTCGACGTGGCGACGCTGGAGGCCATGCACGCCAAGATGGCCGCGCTGCTGGCCGCGCACGGCGGGCGCGTCGAGAAGGTCTATTACTGCCCCCACGGGCCCGACGACGGCTGCGATTGCCGCAAGCCGCGGCCCGGGTTGTTCCGGCGCATCGCCGAAGACTTCGGCGTCGACCTGTCCGGCGTGCCGACGGTCGGCGATTCGCTGCGCGACCTGCAGGCCGGCGCCGCGCTGGGCTGCGCCACCCACCTGGTGCGCACCGGCAAGGCGGCGCGCCTGGACGCGGCGGGGCTGGCCGAGCTGTGCCAGCGCGTGCCCGGCACCCAGGTGCACGCCGACCTCCCCGCCTTTGCCGATGCCCTGCTGCGCGGCGACGCCGCCGGTGCTTCCCTGGCCTGA
- a CDS encoding lysophospholipid acyltransferase family protein, which produces MLFLRSLLYMLWLIVTVVPYAVMVLVVSIFVRGAPLYWLCVGWIRIALFGARWICGIRERVQGLENLPDGPCILLSKHQSAWETLALPKIMPRPLSFVFKRELLFVPFFGWALGRLDMVHIDRSKRAEAWAKVAEQGRRFMEQGCWVIMFPEGTRTPRGSQGTYKSGGTRLAVTTGVPVVPIAVTSARCWPRQAFIKRPGTIDVSIGKPIPSAGRNADELMREVEAWIEAEMRRLDPEAYAQPAPAAAAAGGAN; this is translated from the coding sequence ATGCTGTTCCTGCGCTCCCTGCTCTACATGCTGTGGCTGATCGTCACGGTCGTGCCGTATGCCGTCATGGTGCTGGTCGTCTCCATCTTCGTGCGCGGCGCGCCGCTGTACTGGCTGTGCGTCGGCTGGATCCGCATCGCGCTGTTCGGCGCGCGCTGGATCTGCGGCATCCGCGAGCGCGTGCAGGGCCTGGAGAACCTGCCCGACGGCCCCTGCATCCTGCTGTCCAAGCACCAGTCGGCCTGGGAGACGCTGGCGCTGCCGAAGATCATGCCGCGGCCGCTCAGCTTCGTCTTCAAGCGCGAGCTGCTGTTCGTGCCCTTCTTCGGCTGGGCGCTGGGCCGCCTCGACATGGTGCACATCGACCGCAGCAAGCGCGCCGAGGCCTGGGCCAAGGTGGCCGAGCAGGGCCGCCGCTTCATGGAGCAGGGCTGCTGGGTGATCATGTTCCCGGAAGGCACGCGCACGCCGCGCGGCAGTCAGGGCACCTACAAGTCCGGCGGCACGCGCCTGGCGGTGACCACCGGCGTGCCGGTGGTGCCGATCGCGGTGACCTCGGCGCGCTGCTGGCCGCGCCAGGCCTTCATCAAGCGCCCGGGCACCATCGACGTCTCGATCGGCAAGCCGATCCCGTCTGCCGGCCGCAACGCCGACGAGCTGATGCGCGAGGTCGAGGCCTGGATCGAGGCCGAGATGCGCCGCCTCGACCCCGAGGCTTATGCGCAGCCGGCGCCGGCCGCGGCCGCGGCCGGCGGCGCGAACTGA
- a CDS encoding M48 family metallopeptidase produces MRSRRRPRPRPAARTDPGPGAARRRRQRLYFAAMARGKASFLESLQLSLPLFAPDVPEPPAPAPLLPRATLPPAPVASATPPEPEPRGALSPVVFRHPRASRELRLDGHLVAYELKRSKRRSIGFVVGPDGLSVSAPRWVGQAEIESALREKGGWILRKLAEQAERNKRLQQARVEWRDGTSLPFLGETVIVVLDPRATGAVLNSAADALPGVPRLTLHVGLPQHATPEQIRDAVQAWLQRQARRIFEERCQHFAQRLGVSYRRLALSSAQTRWGSASADGSIRLNWRLIHFALPTIDYVVAHELAHLREMNHSPRFWDVVRSVMPDYEQARGTLRDSVLPVLD; encoded by the coding sequence ATGCGCAGCCGGCGCCGGCCGCGGCCGCGGCCGGCGGCGCGAACTGACCCCGGGCCCGGCGCTGCCCGGCGTCGCAGGCAGCGCCTATACTTCGCGGCCATGGCACGCGGCAAGGCAAGCTTCCTCGAATCGTTGCAGCTGAGCCTGCCCCTGTTCGCCCCCGACGTGCCCGAGCCGCCCGCACCGGCGCCGCTGCTGCCGCGCGCGACGCTGCCTCCGGCGCCCGTCGCCAGCGCCACGCCCCCCGAGCCCGAACCCCGCGGTGCCCTGTCCCCGGTGGTGTTCCGCCATCCGCGCGCCAGCCGCGAGCTGCGCCTCGACGGGCACCTCGTCGCCTATGAACTGAAGCGCTCCAAGCGCCGCTCGATCGGCTTCGTCGTCGGGCCGGACGGCCTGAGCGTGAGCGCGCCGCGCTGGGTCGGGCAGGCCGAGATCGAGTCGGCGTTGCGCGAGAAGGGCGGCTGGATCCTGCGCAAGCTGGCCGAGCAGGCCGAGCGCAACAAGCGCCTGCAGCAGGCCCGGGTGGAATGGCGCGACGGCACCTCGCTGCCGTTCCTCGGCGAGACGGTGATCGTCGTGCTGGACCCGCGTGCCACCGGTGCGGTGCTCAACAGCGCTGCCGACGCGCTGCCGGGCGTGCCCAGGCTGACGCTGCACGTGGGGCTGCCGCAGCACGCGACGCCCGAGCAGATCCGCGACGCGGTGCAGGCCTGGCTGCAGCGCCAGGCGCGGCGCATCTTCGAGGAGCGCTGCCAGCACTTCGCGCAGCGCCTGGGCGTGAGCTACCGGCGCCTGGCGCTGTCCTCCGCGCAGACCCGCTGGGGCAGCGCCTCGGCCGACGGCTCGATCCGCCTGAACTGGCGGCTGATCCACTTCGCGCTGCCGACCATCGACTACGTCGTGGCGCACGAGCTGGCGCACCTGCGCGAGATGAACCACAGCCCGCGCTTCTGGGACGTGGTGCGCTCGGTGATGCCGGACTACGAGCAGGCGCGCGGCACGCTGCGCGACAGCGTGCTGCCGGTGCTCGACTGA
- a CDS encoding MBL fold metallo-hydrolase has translation MNELEHRLQYPHGERIPAPGHTLEVAPGVRWVRMGLPFALDHINLWLLRDEQDGRAGWTVVDCGITDDATRAAWERVFEHELDGLPVLRVIVTHMHPDHIGLAHWLTERWQCRLWISATDFNAARVGSQTTTGYGGESAASFFASHGLTDPDSVAKVRARSNYYASMVPRVPAQYRRLMDGDVLDIGGRAWRCISGYGHAPEHISLYCDELHVLLSGDMVLPRISTNVSVFDMEPEGNPLPLYLASLDRLSPLPEDTLVLPAHGRPFRGLHERVRQLHDHHDARLADVMQACRAAPCSAADILPVLFHRKLDLHQTTFAMGEAIAHLHALWLGGRLKRTAGSDGVYRFAPA, from the coding sequence ATGAACGAACTCGAACATCGCCTGCAATACCCGCATGGCGAGCGCATCCCCGCCCCCGGCCACACGCTGGAAGTGGCGCCGGGCGTGCGCTGGGTCCGCATGGGCCTGCCCTTCGCGCTGGATCACATCAACCTCTGGCTGCTGCGCGACGAACAGGACGGCCGTGCGGGCTGGACGGTGGTCGACTGCGGCATCACCGACGACGCCACCCGTGCCGCATGGGAGCGCGTGTTCGAGCACGAACTGGACGGCCTGCCGGTGCTGCGCGTGATCGTCACGCACATGCACCCGGACCACATCGGCCTGGCGCACTGGCTGACCGAGCGCTGGCAGTGCCGGCTGTGGATCAGCGCCACCGACTTCAACGCCGCGCGCGTAGGCAGCCAGACGACCACCGGCTACGGCGGCGAATCGGCGGCCAGCTTCTTCGCCAGCCACGGCCTGACCGACCCGGACTCGGTGGCCAAGGTGCGCGCGCGCTCCAACTACTACGCCTCGATGGTGCCGCGGGTGCCGGCGCAGTACCGCCGCCTGATGGACGGCGACGTGCTGGACATCGGCGGGCGCGCCTGGCGCTGCATCAGCGGCTACGGCCACGCGCCGGAGCACATCTCGCTGTACTGCGACGAGCTGCACGTGCTGCTGTCGGGCGACATGGTGCTGCCGCGCATCTCGACCAACGTCAGCGTGTTCGACATGGAGCCCGAGGGCAACCCGCTGCCGCTGTACCTCGCCTCGCTGGACCGCCTGAGCCCGCTGCCCGAGGACACGCTGGTGCTGCCGGCGCACGGCCGGCCGTTCCGCGGCCTGCACGAGCGCGTGCGCCAGCTGCACGACCACCACGACGCGCGCCTGGCCGACGTGATGCAGGCCTGCCGTGCCGCGCCCTGCAGCGCGGCCGACATCCTGCCGGTGCTGTTCCACCGCAAGCTCGACCTGCACCAGACCACCTTCGCGATGGGCGAGGCGATCGCCCACCTGCATGCGCTGTGGCTGGGCGGGCGCCTGAAGCGCACCGCCGGATCGGACGGGGTGTACCGCTTCGCCCCCGCCTGA
- a CDS encoding MerR family transcriptional regulator, with protein sequence MAASAVSPVSPASPTYTISDLAKEFDLTTRAIRFYEDCGLLSPARSGPNGRSRVYTSRDRTRLKLTLRGKRLGLSLAEIKELVDMYESPRDTVPQLKKFLVVLAAHREQLEQQLADLQVTLDEVRAHEREARRLLGEIEKKKKE encoded by the coding sequence ATGGCTGCTTCTGCTGTCTCTCCGGTGTCACCCGCCTCGCCCACCTACACCATCAGCGATCTGGCCAAGGAGTTCGACCTCACCACGCGGGCCATCCGCTTCTACGAAGACTGCGGCCTGCTGTCCCCGGCGCGCAGCGGCCCCAACGGGCGCAGCCGGGTCTACACCTCGCGCGACCGCACGCGGCTCAAGCTCACGCTGCGCGGCAAGCGCCTGGGCCTGAGCCTCGCGGAGATCAAGGAACTCGTCGACATGTACGAGTCCCCGCGCGACACGGTGCCGCAGCTGAAGAAGTTCCTGGTCGTGCTGGCCGCGCATCGCGAACAGCTCGAGCAGCAACTGGCGGACCTGCAGGTCACGCTCGACGAGGTGCGCGCGCACGAGCGCGAGGCGCGCCGCCTGCTCGGGGAAATCGAGAAGAAGAAAAAGGAATGA
- a CDS encoding PaaI family thioesterase codes for MSLPDPSWTPADAGYAERVRRSFERQAVMQTLGITLDEVAPGRIMLGMTHQPHLVQQHGFLHAGVVSTALDSACGYAAFSLMPADAAVLTIEFKVNLLAPARGPRFRVEGQVVKAGRTITVTEGRAIERGERGERLVATMTATVMTVLGREGIQH; via the coding sequence ATGAGCCTGCCTGATCCCTCCTGGACGCCTGCCGATGCCGGCTACGCCGAGCGCGTGCGGCGCTCGTTCGAACGCCAGGCGGTCATGCAGACGCTCGGCATCACGCTGGACGAGGTGGCCCCCGGCCGCATCATGCTCGGCATGACGCACCAGCCGCACCTGGTCCAGCAGCACGGCTTCCTGCACGCGGGTGTGGTTTCCACCGCGCTGGACTCGGCCTGCGGCTACGCTGCCTTTTCGCTGATGCCGGCCGACGCCGCGGTGCTGACGATCGAGTTCAAGGTCAACCTGCTCGCGCCGGCGCGCGGGCCGCGGTTCCGCGTCGAAGGCCAGGTGGTCAAGGCCGGACGCACCATCACCGTGACCGAAGGTCGCGCGATCGAGCGGGGCGAACGCGGCGAGCGCCTGGTCGCGACGATGACGGCCACCGTCATGACGGTGCTGGGACGCGAAGGCATACAACACTGA
- a CDS encoding isovaleryl-CoA dehydrogenase: MQLPGLNFQLGEDIEALRDSVRSFAQAEIAPRAAEIDRTDQFPMDLWRKMGELGVLGITVEEEYGGASMGYLAHMIAMEEISRASASVGLSYGAHSNLCVNQIRRNGTEAQKRKYLPKLISGEHVGALAMSEPGAGSDVVSMKLRAEDKGGYYLLNGSKMWITNGPDADTLVVYAKTEPELNAQGITAFIIEKGMKGFRVAQKLDKLGMRGSHTGELVFENVEVPKENVLGQVNGGVKVLMSGLDYERAVLAAGPIGIMQAVMDNVIPYIHDRKQFGQSIGEFQLIQGKVADMYTVLQAARAFCYTVGKNLDMLGSAHVRQVRKDCAAVILWCAEKATWMAGEGIQIFGGNGYINEYPLGRLWRDAKLYEIGAGTSEIRRMLIGRELFAETA, from the coding sequence ATGCAACTGCCCGGACTCAACTTCCAGCTCGGCGAGGACATCGAGGCCCTGCGCGACAGCGTGCGCAGCTTCGCCCAGGCCGAGATCGCCCCGCGCGCGGCCGAGATCGACCGCACCGACCAGTTCCCGATGGACCTGTGGCGCAAGATGGGCGAGCTCGGGGTGCTGGGCATCACCGTCGAGGAGGAGTACGGCGGCGCCAGCATGGGCTACCTTGCGCACATGATCGCGATGGAGGAGATCAGCCGTGCCTCGGCCTCGGTGGGGCTGTCCTACGGCGCGCACTCCAACCTGTGCGTCAACCAGATCCGCCGCAACGGCACCGAGGCGCAGAAGAGGAAGTACCTGCCCAAGCTGATCTCGGGCGAGCATGTCGGCGCGCTGGCGATGAGCGAGCCGGGCGCCGGCTCGGACGTGGTCAGCATGAAGCTGCGCGCCGAGGACAAGGGCGGCTATTACCTGCTCAACGGCAGCAAGATGTGGATCACCAACGGGCCGGATGCCGACACGCTGGTGGTCTACGCCAAGACCGAGCCGGAGCTCAACGCCCAGGGCATCACCGCCTTCATCATCGAGAAGGGCATGAAGGGCTTCCGGGTCGCGCAGAAGCTGGACAAGCTGGGCATGCGCGGCAGCCACACCGGCGAGCTGGTGTTCGAGAACGTCGAGGTGCCCAAGGAGAACGTGCTGGGCCAGGTCAACGGCGGCGTGAAGGTGCTGATGAGCGGGCTGGACTACGAGCGCGCGGTGCTGGCCGCCGGCCCGATCGGCATCATGCAGGCGGTGATGGACAACGTCATCCCGTACATCCACGACCGCAAGCAGTTCGGCCAGAGCATCGGCGAGTTCCAGCTGATCCAGGGCAAGGTGGCCGACATGTACACCGTGCTGCAGGCCGCGCGCGCGTTCTGCTACACGGTGGGCAAGAACCTCGACATGCTGGGCAGCGCCCATGTGCGCCAGGTGCGCAAGGACTGTGCCGCGGTGATCCTGTGGTGCGCCGAGAAGGCGACCTGGATGGCCGGCGAGGGCATCCAGATCTTCGGCGGCAACGGCTACATCAACGAGTACCCGCTCGGCCGCCTGTGGCGCGACGCCAAGCTGTACGAGATCGGCGCCGGCACCAGCGAGATCCGCCGCATGCTGATCGGGCGCGAGCTGTTCGCCGAGACCGCGTGA
- the can gene encoding carbonate dehydratase, which yields MSSRLQNLFDNNRAWAQSLEQRSPGFFSRLLEQQAPEYLWIGCADSRVPANEIVGLQPGELFVHRNVANVVVHSDLNCLSVMQFAVDLLRVKHIMVVGHYGCSGVKAAMNDVRVGLADNWLRHVQDARNKHREWLEGFADEARRHNALCELNVLEQVLNVCQTTVVRDAWQRGQQVVVHGWVYGLHNGLLQDLRITVDDCDAVQPRYAEALAQLRARHERLRELEPARSQE from the coding sequence ATGAGTTCACGTCTCCAGAACCTTTTCGACAACAACCGGGCCTGGGCGCAGAGCCTCGAGCAGCGCTCGCCCGGCTTCTTCTCGCGCCTGCTCGAGCAGCAGGCCCCCGAATACCTGTGGATCGGCTGCGCGGACAGCCGCGTCCCGGCCAACGAGATCGTCGGACTGCAGCCCGGCGAGCTGTTCGTCCATCGCAACGTCGCCAACGTGGTGGTGCACTCGGACCTCAACTGCCTGTCGGTGATGCAGTTCGCGGTCGACCTGCTGCGGGTCAAGCACATCATGGTGGTGGGGCACTACGGCTGCAGCGGCGTCAAGGCGGCGATGAACGACGTGCGCGTCGGCCTGGCCGACAACTGGCTGCGCCACGTGCAGGACGCGCGCAACAAGCACCGCGAGTGGCTGGAGGGCTTCGCCGACGAGGCGCGCCGCCACAACGCGCTGTGCGAGCTCAACGTGCTGGAGCAGGTGCTCAACGTGTGCCAGACGACCGTGGTGCGCGACGCCTGGCAGCGTGGCCAGCAGGTGGTGGTGCACGGCTGGGTCTACGGGCTGCACAACGGCCTGCTGCAGGACCTGCGCATCACCGTGGACGACTGCGACGCGGTGCAGCCGCGCTACGCCGAGGCGCTGGCGCAGCTGCGCGCCCGCCACGAGCGCCTGCGCGAGCTGGAGCCGGCGCGCAGCCAGGAGTAG